In Balearica regulorum gibbericeps isolate bBalReg1 chromosome 26, bBalReg1.pri, whole genome shotgun sequence, one genomic interval encodes:
- the AP1M1 gene encoding AP-1 complex subunit mu-1: MSASAVYVLDLKGKVLICRNYRGDVDMSEVEHFMPILMEKEEEGTLSPILAHGGVRFMWIKHNNLYLVATSKKNACVSLVFSFLYKVVQVFSEYFKELEEESIRDNFVIIYELLDELMDFGYPQTTDSKILQEYITQEGHKLETGAPRPPATVTNAVSWRSEGIKYRKNEVFLDVIESVNLLVSANGNVLRSEIVGSIKMRVFLSGMPELRLGLNDKVLFDNTGRGKSKSVELEDVKFHQCVRLSRFENDRTISFIPPDGEFELMSYRLNTHVKPLIWIESVIEKHSHSRIEYMIKAKSQFKRRSTANNVEIHIPVPNDADSPKFKTTVGSVKWVPENSEIVWSIKSFPGGKEYLMRAHFGLPSVEAEDKEGKPPISVKFEIPYFTTSGIQVRYLKIIEKSGYQALPWVRYITQNGDYQLRTQ; encoded by the exons ATGTCGGCCAGCGCCGTCTACGTGCTGGACCTGAAGGGGAAG GTTCTCATCTGTCGGAATTACCGTGGAGATGTGGACATGTCCGAGGTGGAGCATTTTATGCCAATCCtcatggaaaaggaagaagaggggaCACTTTCTCCTATCCTAGCACACGGAGGAGTTCGTTTTATGTGGATCAAACATAACAACTTATATC TTGTTGCAACTTCTAAGAAAAATGCTTGTGTATCActggtattttcatttttatataaagtaGTTCAG gttttttctgaGTATTTCAAGGAGTTGGAAGAAGAGAGCATTAGGGataattttgttattatttatgaGTTGTTAGATGAGCTTATGGATTTTGGTTATCCACAAACCACTGATAGTAAAATTTTACAAGA GTACATCACTCAGGAAGGTCACAAACTTGAAACTGGAGCTCCACGTCCGCCTGCCACTGTTACAAATGCTGTTTCGTGGAGATCGGAAGGgataaaatacaggaaaaatgaagtgttCCTGGATGTTATAGAGTCTGTTAACCTTTTG gTCAGTGCCAATGGAAACGTATTACGGAGTGAGATAGTTGGATCCATTAAAATGCGAGTCTTTCTCTCGGGAATGCCAGAGCTGCGCCTTGGTTTAAATGACAAAGTTCTCTTTGATAATACAGGCC GTGGCAAAAGTAAATCAGTAGAACTGGAAGATGTAAAGTTTCACCAGTGCGTTCGTCTCTCTCGCTTTGAAAACGACAGGACGATTTCTTTCATTCCGCCTGATGGAGAGTTTGAACTCATGTCATATCGTCTTAATACCCAT GTAAAACCACTGATCTGGATTGAGTCTGTGATAGAAAAACATTCCCACAGCCGCATCGAGTACATGATCAAG gcAAAAAGTCAATTTAAGCGTAGATCAACTGCCAACAATGTGGAGATTCACATTCCAGTTCCAAATGATGCGGACTCGCCAAAGTTTAAAACCACTGTTGGAAGTGTCAAATGGGTTCCAGAGAACAGTGAAATTGTCTGGTCCATTAAATCTTTTCCA GGTGGAAAAGAATACCTGATGAGAGCTCACTTTGGACTTCCAAGTGTTGAAGCTGAAGATAAGGAAGGAAAACCTCCCATTAGTGTAAAGTTTGAGATTCCGTATTTCACCACTTCAGGAATCCAG gttcGCTACTTAAAGATAATCGAGAAGAGTGGCTATCAGGCTCTCCCATGGGTTCGTTACATTACCCAGAATGGAG ACTACCAGCTTCGAACACAGTAA
- the FAM32A gene encoding protein FAM32A, whose product MADYEAVQRGPLRLKGSGAALGAGKRKKKKAKDKAQILEQIVSSKKQEEEKKRGLDKRTPAQVAYEKMQEKRQMERILKKASKTHKQRVEDFNRHLDTLTEHYDIPKVSWTK is encoded by the exons ATGGCGGACTACGAGGCGGTGCAGCGCGGGCCGCTGCGGCTGAAGGGCAGCGGCGCGGCCCTGGGGGCCGGCAAGCG gaagaagaaaaaggcgAAGGACAAGGCCCAGATCCTGGAGCAGATCGTGAGCAgcaagaagcaggaggaggagaagaagcgCGGCCTGGACAAGCGGACCCCGGCACAGGTGGCCTACGAGAAGATGCAGGAGAAGCGG CAAATGGAGAGGATCCTGAAGAAAGCATCGAAAACCCATAAGCAGAGAGTGGAG GACTTCAACAGGCACTTGGATACTCTGACTGAGCATTACGACATTCCTAAAGTCAGCTGGACTAAGTGA